The following coding sequences are from one Triticum dicoccoides isolate Atlit2015 ecotype Zavitan chromosome 4A, WEW_v2.0, whole genome shotgun sequence window:
- the LOC119284044 gene encoding probable CCR4-associated factor 1 homolog 11, protein MAAITALLPTHPVVTIDTEFPGTVYDSATPRKLRSPKEAYALVRRNVDRLKHLLQLGLTLSGPGGSHPVVWQFNFRGFDEKRDPHAPESIAMLKAHGMDFARLREDGIDPGDFTDEFMRSGLNHRRPRRGRSAPEPLTWVAFSGSYDFAYLARMLHLRGRKGLPQKLEDFGRRVENLFGPWVLDAKYIAKTCGWPGGLETVATKFGVQRRAGVAHNAGSDSLLTADVMLAIVLCREGPPNYEYDMREKHAGKIDGLAVAAQEASEREGPEHESRQDC, encoded by the coding sequence ATGGCGGCCATCACGGCGCTGCTGCCGACGCACCCGGTGGTGACCATCGACACGGAGTTCCCGGGCACGGTGTACGACTCGGCCACGCCGCGCAAACTGCGGAGCCCGAAGGAGGCCTACGCGCTCGTCAGGCGCAACGTGGACCGCCTGAAGCACCTGCTGCAGCTCGGCCTCACCCTCTCCGGGCCCGGGGGCAGCCACCCGGTCGTGTGGCAGTTCAACTTCCGGGGCTTCGACGAGAAGCGCGACCCGCACGCGCCGGAGTCCATCGCCATGCTCAAGGCCCACGGCATGGACTTCGCCAGGCTCCGCGAGGACGGCATCGACCCGGGCGACTTCACCGACGAGTTCATGCGCTCCGGCCTCAACCACCGCCGCCCGCGCAGGGGCAGAAGCGCCCCCGAGCCCCTCACGTGGGTGGCCTTCTCGGGCTCCTACGACTTCGCCTACCTCGCCAGGATGCTCCACCTCCGAGGCCGCAAAGGCTTGCCGCAGAAGCTCGAGGACTTCGGAAGGCGCGTGGAGAACCTCTTCGGCCCGTGGGTGCTCGACGCCAAGTACATTGCCAAGACCTGCGGCTGGCCCGGTGGCCTGGAGACGGTGGCCACCAAGTTCGGCGTCCAGCGCCGCGCCGGCGTCGCCCACAACGCCGGCTCCGACAGCCTTCTCACCGCCGACGTGATGCTCGCCATTGTGTTGTGCCGCGAGGGGCCCCCCAACTACGAGTACGACATGCGCGAGAAACACGCCGGAAAGATCGATGGGCTCGCAGTCGCAGCACAAGAAGCTAGCGAGAGAGAGGGGCCCGAACATGAAAGCAGGCAGGACTGCTGA
- the LOC119284045 gene encoding F-box protein At2g34280-like, translating into MPKSSGVTVFDDLPEWLVVDEILVRLPAKDVLRCRAVRKSWRSGTSTNAFILNHHHRQPSLPIIQNKEGIYRHVGSPTDQKIQRVLRHADPFTNEMNVCHAVCDGLLILEKQSNFYICNPTTRKYASLPHPPRRSRTSAVDVVGFYRLHTSGEHRVLWVSYSKQCAPRESNPGQYRGRVL; encoded by the coding sequence ATGCCGAAAAGCAGCGGCGTGACCGTGTTCGACGACCTGCCCGAGTGGCTTGTCGTTGACGAGATCCTTGTCCGGCTACCGGCCAAGGATGTACTCCGCTGCCGTGCCGTCCGCAAGTCGTGGCGCAGCGGCACTTCCACCAACGCGTTCAtcctcaaccaccaccaccgccaGCCCTCGCTCCCCATCATCCAAAACAAAGAGGGCATCTATCGCCATGTCGGATCCCCTACTGATCAAAAGATACAGCGTGTCCTCCGGCACGCAGATCCCTTTACAAACGAGATGAATGTATGTCATGCTGTTTGTGATGGCCTCCTCATCCTGGAGAAGCAATCCAATTTCTACATCTGCAACCCTACCACCCGCAAGTATGCTTCCCTGCCACATCCTCCACGACGGTCACGCACCAGCGCCGTCGACGTAGTCGGCTTCTACCGGCTCCACACATCTGGAGAACACCGTGTTCTCTGGGTGTCATACTCAAAACAGTGCGCACCCAGGGAATCGAACCCTGGTCAGTACCGTGGGAGGGTACTATGA